One region of Deltaproteobacteria bacterium genomic DNA includes:
- a CDS encoding zinc-dependent alcohol dehydrogenase family protein gives MKAMVLKQIYNLEEKQNPLELMDLPDPTPKEKEILVRVSACGICHTELDEIEGRTPPPRLPVVLGHQIVGRVEEAGSRAIKFRMGDRVGIGWIGSTCGKCQFCLGGNENLCPEFKATGRDMDGGYAQYTAIREEFAYAIPEVFSDLEAAPLLCAGAIGYRSLRLTGMEAGKNLGLIGFGASAHLVIQLAKHKYPNSKIFVFARTERERNFARELGAFWAGEMEDDSPEKLNCAIDTTPAWKPIVEGMKNLEKGGRLVINAIRKEEIDKEFLLKLDYAQHLWQEKEIKSVANVDRNDVSEFLQLAAKIPLRPQVQEFRLEEANQALRELKQKKIRGAKVLRID, from the coding sequence ATGAAAGCCATGGTGTTAAAGCAGATCTATAACCTGGAAGAAAAACAAAATCCTCTGGAACTTATGGATTTACCCGATCCAACCCCGAAAGAAAAAGAGATTTTGGTAAGAGTCTCGGCCTGCGGCATTTGCCACACGGAATTGGATGAGATTGAGGGGAGGACTCCTCCACCCCGACTTCCGGTTGTTTTGGGCCATCAAATTGTCGGCAGAGTGGAAGAAGCGGGAAGCAGAGCAATTAAATTCAGGATGGGAGATCGTGTGGGTATCGGCTGGATAGGCTCCACCTGCGGAAAATGCCAGTTTTGCCTCGGAGGGAATGAGAATTTATGCCCTGAATTCAAGGCTACGGGCAGGGATATGGATGGAGGCTATGCCCAATATACGGCTATCCGGGAAGAATTTGCCTATGCCATTCCGGAGGTCTTTTCCGACCTGGAAGCAGCGCCCCTTCTATGTGCCGGAGCGATCGGTTACCGATCCCTCCGGTTAACGGGAATGGAAGCCGGAAAAAATCTTGGACTCATCGGGTTCGGCGCTTCCGCCCACCTGGTGATCCAGCTGGCCAAGCACAAGTATCCGAACTCCAAAATTTTCGTTTTTGCCCGGACCGAAAGAGAAAGGAATTTTGCCAGGGAACTTGGAGCTTTTTGGGCTGGTGAGATGGAAGACGATTCGCCAGAAAAATTGAACTGCGCAATAGACACCACCCCCGCATGGAAGCCGATCGTGGAGGGTATGAAAAATCTGGAAAAAGGCGGAAGATTGGTTATCAATGCCATTCGCAAAGAAGAAATTGACAAAGAATTTCTTTTAAAATTAGATTACGCTCAACATCTCTGGCAGGAAAAAGAGATAAAGAGCGTAGCCAACGTGGATAGAAATGACGTGAGCGAGTTTTTGCAATTGGCGGCTAAAATTCCGCTTCGGCCACAAG